A section of the Macadamia integrifolia cultivar HAES 741 chromosome 9, SCU_Mint_v3, whole genome shotgun sequence genome encodes:
- the LOC122088531 gene encoding F-box protein At-B-like, which produces MILFLSRFRVLVLEIGGQSLPQVFKENLSQMLKGCAKLETLNLKIRGTELDADGFESIELVLPRTIKILQLQPVLELDVMQFMHETRVDRKPVESTSLSIPTCPTPIDMRLRSISLVLDIISDELLIAIANNLQFLVELDLEDRPIKEPSLHHDMTNSGLQSLSSCRHLTCLSLMRSKQNFATTFKRINDMGMFLLAEGCKSLESVRLGGFSRVSDAGFAAILHSCRSLKKFEVFSAFFLSDLAFHNFSEAPSSLTEVRLISCSLITSETVGKLSSCRSLEVLDLWGCKSVADNWLGLISTLSGLTTLNLGGADITDNSLSVLSMGNSPIASLCLRGCKRVTDKGLGLLFRGGGTISETLSALDLGYMPGISDRAVHTVAEAGLEITDLCLRYCYFVTDASMEVLASKRSKEGSKPIRNLDLYHCIGLSLNLSAFLRRPSFCGLRWLGIGQTSLSNRGNVGFSEICRDRPWLTVCWDGCEMGCHNGWQFHGPDDHLF; this is translated from the exons AtgattctatttctttcacGTTTTAGAGTGCTTGTGCTGGAAATAGGAGGCCAAAGCCTACCTCAGGTCTTCAAGGAAAACCTTTCACAGATGCTTAAAGGGTGTGCAAAGTTGGAG ACATTGAATTTAAAGATTCGAGGAACAGAGCTTGATGCAGATGGTTTTGAGTCCATTGAGCTCGTCCTACCCAGAACTATCAAAATTCTGCAGCTGCAGCCTGTACTCGAACTTGATGTGATGCAATTCATGCATGAAACTAGAGTAGATAGAAAACCTGTAGAAAGCACCAGTTTGAGCATCCCCACATGTCCCACACCTATTGATATGAGATTGCGTTCTATATCACTTGTCTTGGATATTATATCAGATGAGCTTCTCATCGCAATTGCCAACAATCTTCAGTTTTTGGTAGAGCTAGATCTTGAAGACAGACCAATCAAGGAACCATCATTGCACCACGACATGACCAATAGTGGGCTTCAGTCATTGAGTTCTTGTAGGCATTTGACTTGTCTCTCTCTTATGCGCAGTAAGCAAAATTTTGCCACCACTTTCAAAAGAATAAATGACATGGGTATGTTTCTTCTTGCTGAGGGTTGCAAAAGCCTTGAATCAGTAAGACTTGGTGGATTCTCTAGAGTCAGTGATGCTGGATTTGCTGCAATTCTACATTCATGCAGGAGCTTAAAGAAATTCGAAGTTTTCAGTGCCTTTTTCTTGTCAGACTTGGCCTTTCACAACTTCAGTGAGGCCCCATCTTCCCTCACTGAAGTACGACTAATTTCTTGTAGTCTTATAACCAGTGAAACTGTTGGGAAACTATCCTCGTGTAGGAGTTTGGAGGTGCTGGACCTGTGGGGGTGCAAGAGTGTAGCAGATAACTGGCTGGGCTTAATTTCAACTCTTAGTGGACTGACTACTTTGAATCTTGGTGGGGCAGATATTACTGACAACAGTCTATCGGTTCTTAGTATGGGAAATTCACCCATCGCATCCTTGTGTCTCCGAGGCTGTAAGAGGGTAACTGACAAAGGGTTAGGTCTTCTGTTTCGGGGTGGAGGAACAATTAGTGAAACATTGTCAGCGCTTGATTTGGGTTACATGCCTGGGATATCAGACAGAGCTGTCCATACAGTTGCTGAGGCTGGTCTAGAGATTACTGATTTGTGTCTTCGGTATTGCTACTTTGTCACTGATGCTTCAATGGAGGTTCTGGCTTCAAAGAGATCTAAAGAAGGAAGCAAACCAATTCGAAACCTAGATCTTTATCACTGCATCGGGTTATCACTCAATTTATCAGCATTTCTTAGGAGGCCTTCATTCTGTGGTTTGCGTTGGCTCGGCATTGGGCAGACTTCTTTATCAAATAGAGGAAATGTGggattttctgaaatttgcaGGGATCGTCCATGGTTGACAGTATGTTGGGATGGCTGTGAAATGGGATGTCACAATGGATGGCAATTCCATGGTCCTGATGACCATCTTTTTTAA